In a single window of the Mugil cephalus isolate CIBA_MC_2020 chromosome 6, CIBA_Mcephalus_1.1, whole genome shotgun sequence genome:
- the calr gene encoding calreticulin encodes MTVLPLLFMAVSVASGLAESTVHFREQFEDGDAWSSRWVESKHKTDYGKFVLTAGKFYGDAEKDKGLQTSQDARFYAMSSRFDDFSNQGQPLVIQFTVKHEQSIDCGGGYIKLFPSGLNQEEMHGDSVYNIMFGPDICGPGTKKVHVIFNYKGKNHLINKDIRCKDDEYTHLYTLIVNPDNTYEVKIDNKKVESGNLEDDWDFLPPKTIKDPEAKKPEDWDDREKIPDPDDKKPEDWDKPENIPDPDAKKPDDWDEEMDGEWEPPMVTNPDYKGEWKPREISNPAYKGKWIHPEIENPEYTADTEIYKYDSIGVIGLDLWQVKSGTIFDNFLITNDPNLAEEVGNDTWGKTKDAERKMKESQEEEERKKREEEDKQRREEAKEEEEEEEKEEEEEDEEEEEGDEQEEEEEDEEEDDEDTDSKLKDEL; translated from the exons ATGACAGTCCTGCCGCTGCTTTTCATGGCCGTCTCGGTCGCGTCTGGGCTGGCCGAGTCCACTGTGCATTTCCGAGAGCAATTTGAAGATGGAG ATGCCTGGAGTAGTCGCTGGGTGGAATCCAAGCACAAGACAGACTATGGCAAGTTTGTCCTGACTGCAGGGAAGTTCTATGGAgatgcagagaaagacaaag GCCTGCAGACGAGCCAGGATGCCCGCTTTTATGCTATGTCATCACGTTTTGATGACTTCAGCAACCAGGGCCAGCCTTTAGTCATCCAGTTCACTGTGAAACACGAGCAGAGCATTGACTGTGGCGGGGGCTACATTAAGCTGTTCCCCTCTGGGCTCAACCAGGAGGAGATGCATGGAGACTCTGTCTACAACATCATGTTTG GTCCTGATATTTGCGGCCCTGGCACAAAGAAAGTGCATGTGATCTTCAACTACAAAGGCAAGAATCATCTGATTAACAAGGATATCCGGTGCAAG GATGATGAGTACACACACTTGTACACACTGATCGTCAACCCTGACAACACATATGAGGTTAAGATCGACAACAAGAAGGTCGAGTCTGGCAACCTGGAGGATGACTGGGACTTCCTGCCCCCGAAAACAATTAAAGACCCCGAGGCCAAAAAGCCAGAGGACTGGGATGACAGGGAGAAGATTCCTGACCCTGACGATAAGAAGCCAGAG GACTGGGACAAGCCTGAGAACATCCCAGATCCTGATGCCAAGAAGCCCGATGACTGGGACGAGGAGATGGACGGAGAGTGGGAGCCACCTATGGTCACCAACCCCGACTACAAG GGTGAGTGGAAGCCAAGAGAGATCAGCAACCCCGCCTACAAGGGCAAATGGATCCATCCCGAGATTGAAAACCCAGAGTACACAGCTGATACAGAGATCTATAAATACGACAGCATTGGCGTGATTGGGCTCGACCTGTGGCAG GTCAAGTCTGGTACCATCTTTGATAACTTCCTAATCACCAATGACCCCAACCTAGCAGAGGAAGTCGGCAACGATACATGGGGAAAAACTAAG gacgccgagaggaagatgaaggagagccaagaggaagaagagaggaagaaacgtgaggaggaggacaagcagaggagagaagaggcaaaggaggaagaggaggaagaagagaaagaggaggaggaggaagacgaagaagaggaggagggggatgaacaggaggaggaggaggaggatgaggaagaggatgatgaagacACAGACTCTAAACTCAAGGATGAGTTATAA